In the Nocardioides marmotae genome, GAGCAGGCCGTTGGGCAACAGGTCGCGCATCAGGTAGAGCAAGGAGTCGTTGTACGTCACCGTGCCGCCGGTGCCGCCGGAGACCTCCTCGCCGGCCTTGGTCTGCGCGATCTCCGAGACGAGGACGGCGGCGATCATGCCGGGCAGGATCGTGATGAACGGGATGAACATCTTCGGGAACGCGCCGATGATCGGCGTCTTGCGCGCCGAGGAGATCGAGTCGGTGGCCATCGCGCGCTGGACCTCGACGAAGTTGGTCGTCCAGTAGCCGAAGGACAGCACGAAGCCGAGGCCGAAGACGATGCCGATGACCGAGAGCAGGTCGGAGTCGAAGCCGGTCAGCGCGTTGCCGGGCCAGGAGTTGAGCTGCTGGGCGGCGGGCACGGTGTCGGGGTTGTCGGCGGCGGCGTCGGTGATCTGGTCCTTCAGCCCGCCCCAGCCCCCGACCCGGTCCAGGCCGATCAGGGTCAGCGGGAGCAGCGCCGCGACGATGACGAAGAACTGCAGCACCTCGTTGTAGATCGCGGCGCTCAGCCCGCCGAGGGTGATGTAGGAGAGCACGACGACCGCGGCGACGATCAGCGCGACGAACAGCGGCCAGCCCAGGAGCGCCTGGATGATTGTGCCGAGCAGGTAGAGGTTGATGCCGGCGATCAGCAGCTGGGCGATCGCGAAGGAGATCGAGTTGACCAGGTGCGCGCCGGTGCCGAACCGGCGGAACATGAACTCCGGCACCGAGCGGACCTTGGAGCCGTAGTAGAAGGGCATCATCACGACGCCGAGGAAGAGCATCGCCGGGATCGCGCCGACCCAGAAGTAGTGCACGGTCGGCAGCCCGAACTCCGCACCGGAGGCGGACATGCCCATGATCTCGACGGCGCCGAGGTTGGCGGCGATGAACGCCAGGCCGGTGACCCAGGCGGGCAGCGAGCGCCCGGACAGAAAGAAGTCGACGGAGTCCGACACCTGCCGGCGGGCCATCACGCCGATACCGAGCACGACGGCGAAGTAGAGACCGACGATCAGGTAGTCCACGGGACCTGCATCGATGAGGGTGTCGCTCGCGAGGACGGTCGGAGCCCAGGTGGCCATGGTGGGCCTTTCGTGACGGCGGTGCGGGGAGCGGTCGCACCCCGGGTTCCGGAGCAGGGCCGCGTCGCCCGATGCCCGGAAGCCGGCGACGACAAACTGCTGCCACGTGTGACGCCAGACCCCTCTTGACATGACGTCACGGTGATGTCACGGTGGTGCGCATGGACATCACGCCGTACGTCGAAGCCTTGCGCCGCGACCTGCTCGCGGCCGCCGAGGCGGCCGGCCCGGAGGCCCGCCAGGCCGCCGAGCGGCTGACGTTCGCCATCGACCCCGCCGCCCGGCTCGCGCTGATGGAGGCCGTCTCCCAGGCGGCCGCCGAGATCACCGCGGAGATGCCGGCCGGGAGCGTCGACGTGCGGCTCAACGGCCGCGACCTGGACTTCGTCGTCGACGCCGCCCCGACCCCGCCCGCCCCGCCCGCGGCCCCCGCGCCCCCGGCCGCTCCCCCGCCGCCGGGCGCGGAGGGCGAGGCCGAGGACGACTCGGTCGCGCGGATCACGCTGCGGCTGCCCGAATCGGTCAAGGCGCGCGCCGAGGAGCTCGCGGCCCGCTCGGGGCAGTCCCTCAACACCTGGCTGGTCGGCGTCGTCCGCGCCGCGACCCGCGAGGGCGCGATCAGCGTCGACATCGACCTCTCCAGCATCCCCTTCCTCGGCGGCGGCGACCCGCTCGGCCGCCGCGGCAACCGCCGGATGAACGGGTGGCTCTAGTCCCATGAGCGAACGACCCGTCATCGAGCACCGCCACCCCGCCCCCGGGCCGGTCGACCTCTACGTCGAGGTCGGCGACGGCCGGGTGCACGTCACCGCGACCGACACCGACCACACGGCCGTGCGGATCACCGGCCACGACGCCCAGGACGTGGCGCTCGAGCTGGGCCCCGAGCAGGTCTCGGTCGTCGCGCCCCGCCGCCGGGCCGGCTTCCTGACCGGGGACCGGTCGCTGGTCGTCGAGGTCGAGGTCCCGCTCGGGACCCGGGTCGTCGCCCGGACCGGCAGCGCCGACGTCGTCCTCGACGGCCGGGCCGGTCGCTGCCAGCTGCGCACCGGCTCCGGCGACGTACGCGTCGAGGAGCTCGGCGCACCCGCCACCGTCGAGACCGGCTCGGGCCGGATCGAGGTGGCGGAGGCGGCCGGCGAGCTGCGGGTCAAGAGCGGGTCCGGCGACGTACGCCTCGGGCACGTTGGCGCCGCCGTCGCCGTCTCCACCGGGTCCGGCACGGTCACCGTCGCCAGCAACGACGGCCCGGTCGCGGTGAAGACCGGCTCCGGCGACCTCGACGTCACCGAGGCCCGCACCGACGTCACTCTGGCCACCGGCAGCGGCGACCTGCGGATCGGCGCAGCGACCCGCGGGCGGGTGACCGCCAAGGGCGCCTCCGGCGACGTCCGCGTCGGCATCCGCCCGGGCACCCCGGTGTGGACCGACATCAGCACCGTCTCGGGCACGGTCCGCTCCGAGCTGCCGAGCACCGGCGCCCCCGCCGAGGGCCAGGACCACGTCGAGCTGCGCGCCCGCACGGTCAGCGGGGACGTCGTCCTCACCCCGGCCTGACCCGACCACCCCCCAGCCCCCCAGACCTCAGGAGCAGCCATGAACGACCAGCACGCCCTCATCGAGCGCGAGGCGCACCACCAGATCACCGAGCGCGTCGCGCGCGCCTCCACCCCGCGGGTGCGGGCCTCGCGCCGGCACCAGGTCGCCCAGGGCCTGCGGCGGTTCGCCGACCGCCTCGACGGCTGACCGGTTCCCGGGTCCCTCGGCGGGGGGTCAGCCCTTCATGGCGACGCCGCGGCGCCAGTACCCCATGAACGACACCTGGCGGCGGTCCATGCCAAGCTCGTTGACCAGCGCCCGCCGCAGGGTGGTGACCACCTTGGACTCGCCGGCGATCCAGGCGTAGACGCCGTCGGTGGTGGTCGCCTCGAGCGGCGCCTCGATCTCGCCGGAGGAGGAGTACATCGGGGTCTCCCAGAGGTCCGGGTCGACCTCCTCGTCGGTGACCTCCTCGACCGCGACCGGCGCGCCGAGGTGCTCGAGGACCGCGGGCTGGAGCAGCGAGCCGAGCTCGGCGCCCTCGCGGGGCAGCCAGGTGATCGTGACGCCCTCGGGGTGCTGCACGGTCTGCACGTCGGCGGCGTACGGGACCTCGAGGAACACCGCCCCCTGCGCGTCGTTCGGCAGCAGCGCGAGCGTCGCGCAGGCCGCCGGCACGGCGGTCTCGTCGCCGGCGATGACGACCCGGCTCGCCGAGCCGGGCACGAACTCGATGCCGCCGAAGGACATCCCCCGCCGCGGGCACATCAGCACGATCCGGTCACCGACGGCCGCGGACGCCGCCCACGACGAGCCCGGGCCGGAGTGCCCGTCGGCCTCGTGCAGGACCATGTCGACGACCAGGCGGGTGTCGGCGCCCTCCCCGCGGACGTCGCGGATCGTGTAGGTCCGCATGTGGCCGCGCTCCTCGGCGGGGCGCGCGAACCAGGCCTGCATCCACCCCTCGTCGGCCCCGGCGACCGACTCCGGCGCAGCGCCGGCCGGCGGGAAGATCAGCTTGATCCGCTGGTCGTAGAGCGGCTGGTCGACGCCGAACTCCGCCAGCGCGGGCGACCCGAGCTCCACGCGCACGAAGCTCGGCGAGAGCCGCCGCACCGAGACGACCTCGACCTCCTCCAGCAGGAGCGGGAGGGCGGGGGAGCTGAGCGTGGTCATCGGGGTCCGATCGTGAGGGTGACCTAACTTAGGCTCACCTTACACGCGGCCCCGCGCCCTGGCCTCAGATCGGCGTGCGGTGGAAGGACTGGAAGGAGCGCGACGGCGTCGGACCGCGCTGGCCCTGGTAGCGCGAGCCGTACTTCTCCGAGCCGTAGGGGTGCTCGGAGGGCGAGGTCAGCCGGAAGAAGCAGAACTGCCCGATCTTCATGCCCGGGTAGAGCTTGATCGGCAGGGTCGCGACGTTGGCCAGCTCCAGCGTGACGTGCCCGGAGAAGCCCGGGTCGACGAAGCCGGCGGTCGCGTGGGTCAGCAGGCCCAGCCGGCCCAGGCTGGACTTGCCCTCGACCCGCGCGGCGATGTCGTCGGGCAGCGTGACGACCTCGTAGGTCGAGCCGAGCACGAACTCCCCCGGGTGCAGGATGAACGCCTCGTCGCCGTCCGGCTCGACCATCCGGGTCAGGTCCGACTGGTCCGCGGCCGGGTCGATGTGCGGGTAGCGGTGGTTCTCGAAGACCCGGAAGAACCGGTCCAGCCGCACGTCGACCGACGACGGCTGGAGCATGGCGGGGTCCCAGGGGTCCAGCGCGATCCGACCGGCGTCGAGCTCGGCACGGATGTCGCGATCGGAGAGCAGCACGGGCGCCAACCTACCGGCCCGCGGCGGCCCCGCCCGCCCCTCGGGACGTCCCGGGGCGGACAATGGCGCCCATGGCGTTCTCGCGGTACGTCGCGATCGGCGACTCCTTCACCGAGGGGGTCGGCGACCCCGACCCCACCCGTCCCAACGGCCTGCGGGGGTGGGCCGACCGGGTCGCGGAGGTGCTCGCGACGAAGGACCCCGACTTCGGGTACGCCAACCTCGCCATCCGCGGCCGCAAGCTCCGCGCGATCCTCGCCGAGCAGGTCGAGCCCGCGCTCGCCCTCGAGCCGGACCTGGTCACCGTCTACGCCGGCGCCAACGACATCGTGCGCCCCAAGGTCGACCTCGACGCCCTCGCCACCGAGTACGACGCCGGCGTCGCCCGGCTTGCCGCGTCCGGCGCCAGGATCGTGCTCTTCACCGCCTTCGACCCCGGCAGCGGCGGGATCTACGCCCCCATCCGCGGGCGGTTCGCGCTCTACAACGAGCACGTCCGCGCCATCGCCGACCGGCACGGCGCCACCATCGCCGACTCCTGGCGCGTGGCCTCCCGCCTGCCCGAGGGCGTGACGGCCAACGACCCGCGCCTGTGGGACGTCGACCGGATGCACCTGGGCCCCGCCGGCCACCAGCTCACCGCGATCATGGTCCTCGACACCCTCGGCGTGCCGCACGACCTCCAGCCGCTCCCGCTCCCCGACCTGCCGGTCCTCAGCCGCCGCGAGAGGCTCCGCGCGGACGCCGCGTGGACCCGGGGGTACCTCGCCCCCTGGATCCAGCGGCGCCTCACCGGCCGCTCGTCGGGCGACAGCATCGAGCCGCGATTCCCGGCCATCGGCCGGGTCGTGTCCCCCGGCGGCGAGTGATCCCCTAGACTCCACGGCGTCGGGTCACCGGCATGCGGATGTAGCTCAGTTGGTAGAGCGCGACCTTCCCAAGGTCGATGTCGCGAGTTCGAGTCTCGTCATCCGCTCCACTTCCTCCCGAGGCCCTCTCGGCCGCGCTCACGAGCGCGACGCTCCCCCCGACGTCGATGTCGCGAGCTCGAGTCTCGTCATCCGCTCCAGTCCTTCCCGAGGCCCTCTCGGCCGCGCTCACGAGCGCGACGCTCCCCCCGACGTCGATGTCGCGAGCTCGAGTCTCGTCATCCTGTGACTTATGGGGCCCATGTGACTCATGGGGCCCATGGGGCACTTGACTAGACCAGTGACGCGTGGGAACAGTGAGCCGTCCGGTCCTTCCCCGCCGCGATGACGGAGCACCCGCATGCCCTCCCCCGCACCTGCCCCCCAGCCCTTCCGCCGGCCCGCCCGATCACCACGCCGCCGCGTGCCCCGCGCCCGCACGGCCGGGCTCGGCGCCCTCGCCCTCCTGCTCGCCGCGGCACCGTTCGTCCCGCGGGACGGCGACGGGCCCGACGGCGCGCTGGCCCCGACCGGCGACCGGACACCGGTCGCGGTGTCCGCGACTGCGGGCACGGGCCGGTCACCCCCGAGCTCGCGGCCGAGATCGACCGCGTGGTCGCCGCCGGCCGGGAGCTCGGCCGGCCGGATCCCCTGGCGGCCCGCCGGGCGCCGGGCGCGCTCGCCGCCGACCTGGTGCGGTGCGCAGACCTGGACGGGCAGCGCTACTGCCTGGGCGCCGGCTGGACCACCGCGACCGAGGCGGAGGTCCGGGCCCGGGTCGCGGCCACGGCACGGGCCGCGACGGCCCGCCGCCAGTCGGTCGAGTCGACCGGTGACCTCGATCCGGCCGCAGCGCTGGTGCGTGCCGCGCGTCTCTCCCCCGCCGAGCGGGCACGTCGGGAGCGGGAGGAGCTCACGATGGCCGCGCGCTCCGTCGCGAAGGTCTGGCTGCTGCGCCACCAGGTCGAGGGCGTCCCCCTCCCGGCGGGGTTCCTCGACGACCACCCCGAGGCGCGGACCACCACCGCCGTCGCCGCCCGGAAGCGCCAGCGCGACTACCCCGAGCGACGGGTGGTCCTCGACACCGAGCAGGTCGCCGAGCAGACCCGGACCTACTGGTGCGGCCCCGGCGCGATGCAGATGATCACCTGGGGCTGGAAGGGCAAGGACCGGGGCCAGGCGCACTGGGCGCGCAAGCTGCGGACCACCACCGCCGGCACCTCGATCTGGGACATGGTCCGCGTGGTCAACGACCACACGGGCTGGGACCGCAAGGCACACGCCGGGCCCTACATCGTGCTCGACATCTCCGGCTACTCCTTCAACAAGTGGATGCTGCTGCAGATGCGCCACCTCGCCGACTACCGCGCGCCTGTCGTGCTCCACCCGGTGCTGCACACGAAGTACTTCCCCTACCTCGACGACGACGCCTCCGGGCACTTCCAGGTCGGTCGCGGCTACAGCAAGCGCGGCGACCGCCCGAGCGCGATCAGCTTCTTCGAGCCGTGGAACCAGCAGCGGTTCGACCCCTCCGAGCCGTTCGTCCAGCGGGTCCAGTGGCGCAACGCCTACAAGAGCTTCCGCGCCAACAAGGCCCACCACCAGCACAACATCGGGGTCTGAGGTGCGCCCCAGCGCCCGGCGGTACGCCGCCGTGGCCGGCCTCGCCGCCTGCCTGCTCCTCGCCGGCTGCTCCGACTCCTCCGACGGCACCGAGCCGAGCGACCTGACCACCGCACCGGCGCCGCTGGCCTGGGAGCCCGTGGCCGGCGGCGTGGACGACACGGTGACCACCAACGGCCGGTGGACGCTGACCGTCGGCGCGGACGGCGACGGCGCGACCCTGTCCGGCCCGGACGGCACGACCGGCACCGGGGTCTCCGCCCGCGAGCGGGTGAGCGACGGGCTGCTCGACGACGACTGGGCCGTCGTGGTCGTCGCGGACCGCCAGGAGACCCGACCGGCCCGGGCGGAGGTGACCGAGCTGGCCACCGGGGAGACCTGGACCATCGACGGGCGCAGCGAGGTCCCGACGACCTCCGGCGGCACCTGGGCGATGGGGGCCGGCCGGCTGGCCCACGCGACCGTCTCCGACGACGGCGGCTACTGCCTGGCCGAGGTCGACCTGGCCACCCGTTCCTCCTCCCTCGGCTGGTGCGCGCCGGACCGGCACGGCTTCAACGGCGCGCGGGTCACGGCCTCCGGGACCGCGCTGATGACCTTCGACGACGGCCGGCCCTCGTGCCGCACGGTCGGGACGGCGGACGGCTCGGACCTCCTCCCGTTCGAGGACGTCACCGACTGCCGGGGCTGGGACGCCCTGGTCCTCGACGACGGCTCGCAGGTCTGGTCGGTGGTGCCGAGGGAGAACCAGGTCGAGACCGCCCGCTTCGCCGCCCGCGCCCCGGGCGGGGAGGTCGTCGACCTCGGGACGGGCACCTCGGGGACGCTCGTCGCGTGCGGCGGCGCGGCCTGGTTCGCGCGCGACCCGCTCCGCGACGGCGACCCGGCCACGCTGGTCCGCTGGACGCCGGAGGAGGGCGCGTCGACGGCGTACGAGACCGACGGCGGACCGGCGTTCCTCGCCGCTCCCCGCTGCGGCGGCTCGCGGATCACCGTGACCGCCCTGACCGAGGGCGGCGACGAGCAGGTCTCCGCCCCCGTCGGGTGACCCGGGGCCGGGCTGCCTAGGGTGGAGCGGTGACCGAGACTCCGCCGTTCGCGGGCATCCCCGTCGCCGCGCTCGACTTCTACGACGACCTCGAGGTCGACAACACGCGGTCGTTCTGGGAGAAGCACAAGGACACCTACCTCACCCAGGTGCGTGCGCCGGTCGAGGCGCTCTGCGCGGCCCTCGAGCCGGAGTTCGGCGCGGCGAAGGTGTTCCGGCCCTACCGCGACGTGCGCTTCGCCAAGGACAAGACGCCGTTCAAGACCCACCAGGGCGCGTTCGTCCGGGCCGCGGAGTCGACCGGGTGGTACGTCGAGGTCTCCCCGCGCGGGGTGCGCACCGGCGGCGGCTTCTACGAGGCGAGCCCGGGCCGCCTCGCGGCGTACCGCGGTGCCGTCGACCACGACCAGCTCGGCCCCGAGCTCGAGGAGATCGTCCGCGGCCTGGAGGCGGCCGGCTGGGAGCGCGGCGGCGACCGGCTCAAGACCTCGCCGCGGGGGTTCGACGTCGACCACCCGCGCATCGACCTGCTGCGCCACCGGTCGCTGAGCCTGGGGCACGTGATCGGCTTCGAGCCGGTCATCCACACCCCGGAGCTGGTCGACGTCGTCCGGGAGGACTGGCGCGCGCTGCGCCCGCTCGTGGAGTGGGTCGCCCGGCACACCACGGTGTGACCGGGGGCCGACCCCCCTCGGCCGACCGCCCTCAGCCGGCGGGCGTGAAGCTCGCCATCGTCCGCTCCGGCTCCCAGTAGGCCTTCATCGAGGCGACCCGCCCGTCCTCGTCCACGACGTAGACCATGACCAGCTCGGTCGTGGTGTGGCTGCCGTCGGCGAAGGACGTCCGGATCCGCCCGACGTTCGCGCAGGTGTCGCCGTTGGCCATCGACTGCTCGATGGTGAACTCGAAGGTGTCGATCGGGGCGATCGCCTTCTCCCAGAACGCCGCGATCCCCGCGTGCCCGTGGTGGCCGCGCCCCTCGGGGTCGAACATCGAGGGCCCGACCGGGTCCTCGAGGACGGCGTCCTCGGCGTACACGGTCAGCCACTCGGCGAGGTCGCCCTTGGCGACCGCGGAGTAGGAGCGCTGCGAGGCGGCGCGGGCCGGGTGCGGGTCGTCCGGGGCGTTCCAGACGACGGCGTCGGAGGTGATCACCCGCGCATCGTAGGCCGGAACGAGAACACGTTCTAGCTGCCTGTGCCTGTCTTCCTGGCTAGTGCGGCTGCCAGGCGTCCTCGTCGGCGGTGCGGGAGGTGACCGCCTTGGGCAGCTTGCCGTCCGCGAGCGCCTGGATCGAGGTCTGCTCGAAGACGTCGCGCAGCGACCGGCGCGCGGCGATCCAGACGTGCTGGAGGACCTCGGCCGACTCGTTGTACGTCACCGCCTCCGGGCGCAGCCCGTAGACCGAGACGAGCGGGCCGTCGACGGCGCGGATCACGTCGGCGACCGAGACCTCGCTGGCCGGGCGGCCCATCCGCCAGCCGCCGGACTGGCCGCGCTGGGAGATGACGACGCCGGCGCGGCGGAGGTCGGCGAGGATCGCCTGGAGGAAGCCGTGCGGGATCTCCTGCAGCCGGCCCAGCTCCTCGGCGCTCACCGCCTTGCCGTCCGCGCGGGAGGCCATCTCGATCAGCGCACGCAGGGCGTAGTCGGACTTGGCGGAGACGCGCATGGGGTCAGTCTGGCAGAGAAGTCGATCCAGTCACTCGACTCGTCCGGCCCACCGACCCCCGCGCGACCCGATCGGCCGCCTCAGGAGGCCGGGGAGAGCTCCGGCTCGACCTCGCCCGCGGCCTCGAGGGCACGCGCGCGGCGCTCCTGCTTGACCGCCCAGACGATGCCGCTGACCCAGGCGACGAAGAGGACGCCGGCGATGACCGCGACGGTCGTGCCCGAGGCGCCGAGGGCGTCGGCGATGGTCCGGGAGTTGGTGAGGACGATCAGGCCACCGGCCGCGACGCCGAGGACGCGGGCGGCGAGCTTGCGGACCAGCCAGGCGGCGATCGGGGCGGCGATCACGCCGCCGGCGAGCAGCGCGAGGGCGTAGGACCAGAGGATGCCCTGCGACCCGAGGGCCAGGATGAAGCCGAGCGAGCCGCCGACGGCGACCACGAACTCCGAGGTGTCGATCGAGCCGACGACCTTGCGCGGCTCCAGGCGGCCCGAGGAGAGCAGCGTCGTCGTGCCGACCGGGCCCCAGCCGCCGCCGCCGATCGCGTCGAGCGCGCCGCCGGCGAGGCCCATGGGGGCGAGCATCTTCGCCGAGGGGCGGGACTTGAACGTGGGCCGGCGGCCGCCGAGCACCAGGAAGCGCCAGATGACGTAGACGCCGAGGCCGAGCAGGATCGCCGCGACCCAGGGCTTGGCGGTGTCACCGTTGAGGTTGGAGAGGAACGTCGCGCCGGCGAAGGCGCCCACGAAGCCGGGCACCGCCAGGATCGAGACGGTGCGCCAGTCGACGTTGCCCATCTTGTGGTGGGAGACGCCCGAGACCAGCGAGGTGCCGATCTCGGAGAAGTGGACGGCCGCCGAGGCCGCGGCCGGCGCGATGCCGGCGGCCAGCAGGAGCGTGGACGACGTGACGCCGTACGCCATGCCCAACGATCCGTCGATGAGCTGAGCGAGGAGGCCGACGACCCCCAGGACGATGAGCTTGCGCATGGTTTCCCCTGGTGTTCTCTCGGTGGTTGCACCACCACCGAGCGGACATGACTAGAAGTACCGTAACACGTATCTCGGGTGTTTCTGTCGACTTTACCGACGTACGGGTGTGGCGAAGATCCGACCGGCCGCCCGGGCGGCCGCTTGCCTGGCCGGAGGGGGCACCCCTACCATGGAAGTTACTGACCAGTAGTACCTGCGTGCTGGCAGCCCCCGGACACATCACGAGACGAAGGTGGAGCAGTGAGCCACTACAAGAGCAACCTCCGCGACATCGAGTTCAACCTCTTCGAGGTGCTGGGCCGCGACGAGGTCCTCGGCACCGGCCCGTTCGCCGAGGTTGACTCCGAGACGGCCCGCTCGATCCTCGCCGAGGTCGACCGCCTCGCCCGCGAGGACCTGGCCGCGTCCTTCGAGGACAGCGACCGCAACCCGCCGGTCTTCGACCCGGCCACGCACACCGCCCCGGTGCCGGAGTCCTTCCAGAAGAGCTACCAGGCCTGGATGGACTCCGAGTACTGGCGTCTCCAGATCAGCGAGGACCTCGGCGGCACCCCCGCCCCCTCCAGCCTGGTCTGGGCGATCGGCGAGATGGTGCTCGGCGCGAACGCCCCGGTGTGGATGTACGCCGCCGGGCCGGCGTTCGCCGAGATCGTCCACCGCAACGGCAACGACCGCGACAAGAAGATCGCCTCCCACATGATCGACCGCCAGTGGGGCGCGACCATGGTGCTGACCGAGCCCGACGCGGGCTCCGACGTCGGCGCCGGCCGGGCCAAGGCCACCGCGAACGAGGACGGCACCTGGAACATCGAGGGCGTCAAGCGCTTCATCACCTCGGGCGAGCACGACATGAGCGAGAACATCATGCACCTCACGCTGGCCCGCCCGGTCGGCGTCGAGGGCGCCGGCGGCCCCGGCACCAAGGGCCTCTCGCTCTTCCTCGTGCCGAAGTACCACTTCGACGTGGAGACCGGCGAGCTGACCGGTGAGCGCAACGGCGTCTACGTCACCAACGTCGAGCACAAGATGGGCATCAAGGTCTCCAACACCTGCGAGGTCACCTTCGGTGACGCCTCCGTCGGTGGCGGCGAGCCGGCCCGCGGCTGGCTGCTCGGCGAGGTCCACGACGGCATCGCGCAGATGTTCCAGGTCATCGAGAACGCCCGCATGCTCGTCGGCACCAAGGCGATCGCCACCCTGTCGACCGGCTACCTGAACGCGCTGGACTACGCCAAGACCCGCGTCCAGGGCGCCGACCTCACCCAGGCGTCGGACAAGACCGCGCCGCGGGTGACGATCACCCACCACCCCGACGTCCGCCGCTCGCTGATGGTGCAGAAGTCCTTCGCCGAGGCGATGCGCTCGCTGGTGCTCTACACCGCCAGCTGGCAGGACAAGGTCCAGCTCGCCCAGCACAACGGGCAGATGGACAGCGAGGAGACCAAGCTCGCCGAGGCGGTCAACGACCTGCTGCTCCCGATCGTCAAGGGCTACGGCTCGGAGCGGTCGTGGGTCCTGCTGGGCACCGAGTCGCTGCAGACCTTCGGCGGCTCGGGCTTCCTCCAGGAGTACCCGATCGAGCAGTACGTCCGCGACGCGAAGATCGACACCCTCTACGAGGGCACCACCGCGATCCAGGGCCAGGACTTCTTCTTCCGCAAGATCGTCAAGGACCAGGGCCGCGCGCTGGGCCACATCGCCGGCGAGATCACGGCGTTCATCGAGAGCGAGGCCGGCAACGGCCGCCTGAAGAACGAGCGCCAGCTGCTCGCCACGGCGCTCGACGACGCCAACGCGATGGTCGGCCACCTGATCAACGACCTGATGTCGGCGCAGGAGGAGCTGCGCAACATCTACAAGGTCGGGCTGAACACCACCCGCCTGCTGATGGCGCTCGGCGACGTCGTCTGCGCGTGGCTGCTGCTGCGCCAGGCCGAGGTGGCGCTGGAGAAGCTCGGCGGCGACCCGGGCAAGGACCAGGCGTTCTACGAGGGCAAGGTCGCCGCGGCGCAGTTCTTCGCGGCCACCAACCTCCCCCGCATCAGCGCGGAGCGGGCGATCGCCGAGGCGACCGACCTCTCGCTGATGGACCTCGACGAGTCGGCGTTCTGATCACCGCCTGAGGCTCGTACGACGTACGACGCCCCCGGACCCGCTCGGGTCCGGGGGCGTCGTCGTCCCCGGGCTCTCAGCGCACGGCCCCTCAGCGCAGGGCGCGCCGCGCGGCCCGGCGCACGTCGTCGGAGAGCGTGTCCAGCAGCGCCGAGCGGAGCCGCCAGCGCTGCCAGTGCAGGGGCACGTCGAGGTGGTGGCGCCGGTCGAGCCGGACCAGGTGGCCCGCCCGCTCCTCGGGGCCCAGCTGCGGCTCGGGCAGCGCGCCCCAGCCCAGCCCGAGGCGGACCGCCTCGAGGAAGTCCGCCGAGGTCGGGACCCGGTGCACCACCGGCGGGAGGCCGAGCCCGCGCCCGGCGAGCAGCTCGTGCTGGAGGGCGTCCTTGTCGTCGAAGACCACGACCGGCATCCGGGCCCAGTCCACGCCCCGGCCCCGCCGGTGCCGCTCGACCAGCGCCGGCGCCGCGGCGGCGGCGTACCGCAGGGTGCCGAGCGGCTCGACCGAGCAGCCCTGGACCGCCACCGGGTCGCTGGTGACCGCGGCCAGGACGGTGCCGGCGCGCAGCAGGTCCGCCGACCAGGCCTGGTCGAGCACGTGCAGCCGGAGGGCGGCGCCCCCGCGCTCGGCGACGGCGGCCAGGACGTCGTGGAACCAGGTGGCCAGCGAGTCGGCGTTGACCGCGACCGGCAGCTGCGGCACGCCGGCCTCGTCGCCGCCGAGCTCGCGCAGCGCCTCCTCGTGCAGGTGGGTGGTCTGGCGGGCGAGCCGGAGCAGCGCCTCGCCGGCGGCCGTCGGCTCGGCCGGCACCGTGCGTCGTACGACGACCTGCCCGACCTCGGACTCCAGCGCCCGGATCCGCTGGCTGACCGCGCTGGGCGTGAGGTGCAGGTGACGGGCCGCCGCGTCGAACGTGCCGTGGTCGGCGATCGCGGTCAGGGCGGCGAGCCAGCC is a window encoding:
- a CDS encoding DUF2461 domain-containing protein translates to MTETPPFAGIPVAALDFYDDLEVDNTRSFWEKHKDTYLTQVRAPVEALCAALEPEFGAAKVFRPYRDVRFAKDKTPFKTHQGAFVRAAESTGWYVEVSPRGVRTGGGFYEASPGRLAAYRGAVDHDQLGPELEEIVRGLEAAGWERGGDRLKTSPRGFDVDHPRIDLLRHRSLSLGHVIGFEPVIHTPELVDVVREDWRALRPLVEWVARHTTV
- a CDS encoding sodium:solute symporter family protein, producing MATWAPTVLASDTLIDAGPVDYLIVGLYFAVVLGIGVMARRQVSDSVDFFLSGRSLPAWVTGLAFIAANLGAVEIMGMSASGAEFGLPTVHYFWVGAIPAMLFLGVVMMPFYYGSKVRSVPEFMFRRFGTGAHLVNSISFAIAQLLIAGINLYLLGTIIQALLGWPLFVALIVAAVVVLSYITLGGLSAAIYNEVLQFFVIVAALLPLTLIGLDRVGGWGGLKDQITDAAADNPDTVPAAQQLNSWPGNALTGFDSDLLSVIGIVFGLGFVLSFGYWTTNFVEVQRAMATDSISSARKTPIIGAFPKMFIPFITILPGMIAAVLVSEIAQTKAGEEVSGGTGGTVTYNDSLLYLMRDLLPNGLLGVAIAGLLAAFMAGMAANISAFNTVFSYDLWQRYAVKDRDDDYYLTVGRLATLGATIVAVGTAYLATNFSNIMDYLQTLFGFFNAPLFATFILGMFWKRMTATAGWVGLVSGTLSAVLVAFLSEDAFGSLSLGVIPVGGQGAAFLAAGAAFVVDIVLSVLVSLVTKPKPVEELRGLVYSETPREDLVDADEASYPWYRRTLPLAGVALAMVVVLNLLF
- a CDS encoding toxin-antitoxin system HicB family antitoxin, which encodes MDITPYVEALRRDLLAAAEAAGPEARQAAERLTFAIDPAARLALMEAVSQAAAEITAEMPAGSVDVRLNGRDLDFVVDAAPTPPAPPAAPAPPAAPPPPGAEGEAEDDSVARITLRLPESVKARAEELAARSGQSLNTWLVGVVRAATREGAISVDIDLSSIPFLGGGDPLGRRGNRRMNGWL
- a CDS encoding siderophore-interacting protein, which produces MTTLSSPALPLLLEEVEVVSVRRLSPSFVRVELGSPALAEFGVDQPLYDQRIKLIFPPAGAAPESVAGADEGWMQAWFARPAEERGHMRTYTIRDVRGEGADTRLVVDMVLHEADGHSGPGSSWAASAAVGDRIVLMCPRRGMSFGGIEFVPGSASRVVIAGDETAVPAACATLALLPNDAQGAVFLEVPYAADVQTVQHPEGVTITWLPREGAELGSLLQPAVLEHLGAPVAVEEVTDEEVDPDLWETPMYSSSGEIEAPLEATTTDGVYAWIAGESKVVTTLRRALVNELGMDRRQVSFMGYWRRGVAMKG
- a CDS encoding SGNH/GDSL hydrolase family protein; translation: MAFSRYVAIGDSFTEGVGDPDPTRPNGLRGWADRVAEVLATKDPDFGYANLAIRGRKLRAILAEQVEPALALEPDLVTVYAGANDIVRPKVDLDALATEYDAGVARLAASGARIVLFTAFDPGSGGIYAPIRGRFALYNEHVRAIADRHGATIADSWRVASRLPEGVTANDPRLWDVDRMHLGPAGHQLTAIMVLDTLGVPHDLQPLPLPDLPVLSRRERLRADAAWTRGYLAPWIQRRLTGRSSGDSIEPRFPAIGRVVSPGGE
- a CDS encoding DUF4097 family beta strand repeat-containing protein yields the protein MSERPVIEHRHPAPGPVDLYVEVGDGRVHVTATDTDHTAVRITGHDAQDVALELGPEQVSVVAPRRRAGFLTGDRSLVVEVEVPLGTRVVARTGSADVVLDGRAGRCQLRTGSGDVRVEELGAPATVETGSGRIEVAEAAGELRVKSGSGDVRLGHVGAAVAVSTGSGTVTVASNDGPVAVKTGSGDLDVTEARTDVTLATGSGDLRIGAATRGRVTAKGASGDVRVGIRPGTPVWTDISTVSGTVRSELPSTGAPAEGQDHVELRARTVSGDVVLTPA
- the dcd gene encoding dCTP deaminase — translated: MLLSDRDIRAELDAGRIALDPWDPAMLQPSSVDVRLDRFFRVFENHRYPHIDPAADQSDLTRMVEPDGDEAFILHPGEFVLGSTYEVVTLPDDIAARVEGKSSLGRLGLLTHATAGFVDPGFSGHVTLELANVATLPIKLYPGMKIGQFCFFRLTSPSEHPYGSEKYGSRYQGQRGPTPSRSFQSFHRTPI